The sequence CAGGCCCTCAAGGCCGACGCGCTCGACTTTCTGGGTGATGCGCTGACCTATGGTATCTCGCTGGCCGTGATCGGGGCCTCGATTCGGGTACGCACAACCGCGGCCCTTGCCAAGGGCCTCAGCCTTTTCGCGATGGGCGCCTGGGTGTTCGGCTCCACGCTTTACCGGGTGTTCTACATCGGGGTGCCCGAGGCCCAGATCATGGGTGTGATCGGGGTTATGGCGTTGGCTGCCAATCTGGCCAGTGTCCTGCTGTTGCTGCCTTACAAGGATGGCGATGCCAATGTGCGGTCGGTCTGGTTGTGTTCGCGCAATGATGCCATCGGCAACATCGCCGTGATGATTGCGGCCCTTGGCGTCTGGGGCACCGCCACCGGCTGGCCCGACCTTATCGTTGCCGGGATCATGGCCGGGCTTTTCCTGTCGTCATCTGTCCAGATCATCCGCCAGGCACTCGAAGAACGCAGGCATGAAGAATCCGGGGAAACCTGCGCCTAACCGTGCTTTGCCTTCAGGCGATGGTATAGGTGGGTAAAGGTCGCCGCCC comes from Roseovarius bejariae and encodes:
- a CDS encoding cation transporter, with amino-acid sequence MAGCCGHDAKFEGVSQDYKRRLWMVIAINALMFAVEMGAGQMAGSQALKADALDFLGDALTYGISLAVIGASIRVRTTAALAKGLSLFAMGAWVFGSTLYRVFYIGVPEAQIMGVIGVMALAANLASVLLLLPYKDGDANVRSVWLCSRNDAIGNIAVMIAALGVWGTATGWPDLIVAGIMAGLFLSSSVQIIRQALEERRHEESGETCA